The Micromonospora sp. M71_S20 genome has a window encoding:
- a CDS encoding GlsB/YeaQ/YmgE family stress response membrane protein translates to MEVTGFFTAIIIGLIIGALGRLVVPGKQNIPIWLTLLIGVVAAILGTLVAGALGVDDTRGIDWIELALQVVFAAIGVAIAAGAYGRRRIR, encoded by the coding sequence GTGGAAGTCACCGGTTTCTTCACTGCCATCATCATCGGTCTGATCATCGGGGCGTTGGGCCGCCTGGTCGTACCGGGCAAGCAGAACATCCCGATCTGGCTCACACTGCTCATCGGTGTGGTGGCGGCGATCCTCGGCACACTCGTCGCCGGGGCCCTGGGCGTCGACGACACCCGGGGGATCGACTGGATCGAGCTGGCCCTCCAGGTCGTCTTCGCCGCGATCGGCGTCGCCATCGCCGCTGGCGCCTACGGACGCCGACGTATTCGCTGA
- a CDS encoding TraR/DksA family transcriptional regulator, which yields MNRQDELGVLRIVLEEQYERHSTQLALLDRQARQVRSDGADLEAAAALTAATRRALGDIARALHYLEQGRYGTCEGCDRDIPIEELAHRPSARYCATCRPAPHRRAAHGRTSCDCRS from the coding sequence GTGAACAGGCAGGACGAGCTGGGGGTGCTCCGGATCGTGCTGGAGGAGCAGTACGAGCGGCACAGCACCCAGTTGGCGCTGCTGGACCGGCAGGCCCGCCAGGTGCGCTCCGACGGCGCCGATCTCGAGGCCGCCGCCGCGTTGACCGCCGCCACGCGACGGGCCCTCGGTGACATCGCCCGGGCGCTGCACTACCTGGAACAGGGCCGCTACGGCACCTGCGAGGGGTGCGACCGCGACATCCCGATCGAGGAGCTGGCGCACCGCCCGTCGGCCCGGTACTGCGCCACCTGCCGGCCCGCGCCCCACCGGCGCGCCGCCCACGGCCGCACCAGCTGCGACTGTCGTAGCTAG
- a CDS encoding N-acetyltransferase, translated as MTLDIVSLADRPDLARSLDEDFDGAWPPFMLWDPMGALYYGVAHDLYPEFVFAAVDPADPARAVARAYAVPLRWTEPELPDGGWDRVIQRSTLNRLTGADPNIVSALEICIRPDRRGTGLSAVMLAAMREAVAKLGYDTLVAPVRPSGKHAQPELPTAEYAAQLREDGLPVDPWLRVHVRAGGRIERVATRSMTIAGTLADWRRWTGLPFDTSGPVHVPGALVPVHCDVAHDHAVYVEPNVWVRHRL; from the coding sequence GTGACCCTCGACATCGTGAGCCTGGCGGACCGCCCCGACCTCGCCCGTTCGCTCGACGAGGACTTCGACGGGGCGTGGCCGCCGTTCATGCTGTGGGACCCGATGGGCGCGCTGTACTACGGCGTCGCCCACGACCTGTACCCCGAGTTCGTGTTCGCCGCCGTCGACCCCGCCGATCCCGCACGCGCGGTCGCCCGGGCGTACGCGGTGCCGCTGCGCTGGACGGAACCCGAGCTTCCCGACGGTGGTTGGGACCGGGTGATCCAGCGATCCACCCTCAACCGCCTGACCGGCGCCGACCCGAACATCGTCTCGGCGTTGGAGATCTGCATCCGGCCCGACCGGCGGGGCACCGGGCTGTCCGCCGTGATGCTCGCCGCGATGCGGGAGGCTGTCGCGAAACTGGGATACGACACGCTGGTCGCGCCCGTCCGACCGAGCGGCAAGCACGCCCAGCCCGAACTGCCGACGGCGGAGTACGCGGCGCAGCTCCGCGAGGACGGCCTGCCGGTCGACCCCTGGCTGCGGGTGCACGTCCGCGCGGGCGGACGCATCGAACGCGTCGCCACCCGGTCGATGACGATCGCCGGGACCCTCGCCGACTGGCGTCGCTGGACGGGCCTGCCGTTCGACACCAGCGGGCCGGTCCACGTGCCCGGGGCCCTCGTGCCGGTGCACTGCGACGTGGCGCACGACCACGCCGTCTACGTCGAGCCCAACGTCTGGGTCAGGCACCGGCTCTAG
- a CDS encoding TetR/AcrR family transcriptional regulator, protein MARAGLTTERLTLAGAELADEVGFDQVTVSAIARRFDVKVASLYSHLKSSQDLRTRIALLALEELADRAADALAGRAGKDALTALANVYRDYAREHPGRYAAAQLRLDPQTAAASAGGRHAQMTRALLRGYDLTEPDQTHAVRLLGSVFHGYVSLELGGGFSHSAPDTEETWTRVLDALDALLRNWPAP, encoded by the coding sequence ATGGCACGGGCAGGGCTGACCACGGAACGCCTGACCCTGGCGGGGGCGGAACTCGCCGACGAGGTCGGCTTCGACCAGGTGACCGTCTCGGCGATCGCCAGGCGGTTCGACGTCAAGGTCGCGAGCCTGTACTCGCACCTGAAGAGCTCCCAGGACCTGAGGACCAGGATCGCCCTGCTCGCCCTTGAGGAACTCGCCGACCGGGCCGCCGACGCGCTGGCGGGGCGCGCCGGCAAGGACGCCCTGACCGCCCTCGCGAACGTCTACCGCGACTACGCCCGGGAGCATCCCGGCCGCTACGCCGCGGCCCAGCTCAGGCTCGACCCGCAGACGGCGGCCGCCAGCGCCGGCGGCAGGCACGCGCAGATGACCCGGGCGTTGCTGCGCGGCTACGACCTGACGGAGCCGGACCAGACGCACGCGGTCCGGCTGCTGGGCAGCGTCTTCCACGGCTACGTCAGCCTGGAGTTGGGCGGCGGGTTCAGCCACAGCGCCCCCGACACCGAGGAGACCTGGACACGGGTCCTGGACGCCCTCGACGCCCTGCTGCGCAACTGGCCCGCGCCCTGA
- a CDS encoding FBP domain-containing protein, which produces MKPLTEQEIRAAFVNCTRGEAKRLSVPRDLAERPWDDLDYLGWRDPRSPQRAYLVAELDGRPRALALRCPSPTPAQPRRGMCSMCLTAPSGGVSLMVAPRAGRAGQQGNTVGTYVCSDLACSLYVRGKKDAGAGARLQESLTLEEKIQRTVAHVAAFVANVTA; this is translated from the coding sequence ATGAAGCCGCTGACCGAGCAGGAGATCCGCGCCGCCTTCGTGAACTGCACCAGGGGCGAGGCGAAGCGCCTGTCCGTCCCCCGCGACCTGGCCGAGCGCCCCTGGGACGACCTGGACTACCTCGGCTGGCGAGATCCCCGGTCCCCCCAGCGCGCCTACCTCGTCGCCGAGCTGGACGGCCGGCCGAGAGCCCTCGCGCTGCGCTGCCCCAGCCCCACCCCCGCGCAGCCACGGCGCGGCATGTGCTCGATGTGCCTGACCGCCCCGAGCGGGGGCGTCTCCCTGATGGTCGCGCCCAGGGCGGGTAGGGCCGGGCAGCAGGGCAACACGGTCGGCACCTACGTGTGCAGCGACCTCGCCTGCTCGCTCTACGTGCGGGGCAAGAAGGACGCGGGAGCCGGCGCACGGCTGCAGGAGTCCCTCACCCTGGAGGAGAAGATCCAGCGGACCGTGGCGCACGTCGCCGCGTTCGTCGCCAACGTGACTGCCTGA
- a CDS encoding citrate synthase has protein sequence MSGEQLLTTVEAALRLRVKPETIYAYVSRGLIPRVKVPGERISRFRLADVERLAARTQATRPDRDAAPAMRTATTLIAYGRLHYRGLDVGTLAPATAFEEVVHWLWTGERHRGAFAASAETLDRARLASAHLPARARLFDRLPVVVAVAAAMDPLRFDLAPATVTALAPALLSTMVDALPLAGRAPADERLAARLWSRLTGTPPSAAGLRALNAALVLLADHDLAASTIAVRVAASTRANPYAAVLAGLGALDGPMHGAIGSGVHRMIEAARRDGASAAIVEWLRAGNLPGFGHPLYPAGDPRGATLLDLVADLPIEGDLRRAVDDLTATAQRRGVLPNVDFAVAVLSHAAGMGPGAAEVIFSVARTAGWLAHVNEEYAQAPNRFRWNSGYTGPPPAAP, from the coding sequence ATGTCCGGGGAACAGCTGCTGACGACCGTCGAGGCGGCGCTTCGCCTGCGCGTCAAGCCGGAGACGATCTACGCGTACGTCAGTCGCGGGTTGATTCCCCGGGTCAAGGTCCCCGGCGAGCGGATCAGCCGGTTCCGGCTCGCCGACGTCGAGCGGCTGGCCGCGCGGACGCAGGCGACCCGGCCGGACCGCGACGCGGCCCCCGCGATGCGGACCGCCACCACGTTGATCGCCTACGGACGGCTGCACTACCGGGGGCTGGACGTTGGCACGCTCGCGCCGGCGACCGCGTTCGAGGAGGTCGTGCACTGGCTGTGGACGGGGGAACGGCACCGGGGCGCCTTCGCGGCGTCCGCCGAGACCCTCGACAGGGCCAGGCTGGCGAGCGCCCACCTGCCCGCCCGGGCGCGGCTGTTCGACCGCCTGCCGGTGGTCGTCGCCGTCGCCGCCGCGATGGACCCGCTGCGCTTCGACCTGGCGCCCGCGACCGTGACGGCCCTCGCGCCGGCGCTGCTGTCCACCATGGTCGACGCCCTGCCCCTGGCCGGGCGGGCGCCCGCCGACGAGCGCCTCGCGGCCCGGCTGTGGTCGCGGCTGACGGGCACGCCACCGTCCGCGGCCGGTCTCCGGGCGCTCAACGCCGCGCTCGTCCTGCTCGCCGACCACGACCTGGCCGCGTCGACCATCGCGGTACGCGTCGCGGCCTCGACCCGGGCGAACCCCTACGCGGCGGTCCTGGCGGGCCTCGGGGCGCTGGACGGGCCGATGCACGGAGCCATCGGCAGCGGCGTCCACCGGATGATCGAGGCCGCCCGGCGGGACGGGGCGTCGGCCGCGATCGTCGAGTGGCTGCGGGCCGGCAACCTGCCCGGGTTCGGGCATCCGCTGTACCCGGCGGGCGACCCGCGTGGCGCGACCCTGCTCGACCTCGTCGCGGACCTGCCGATCGAGGGTGACCTGCGGCGGGCCGTGGACGACCTGACGGCCACGGCGCAGCGGCGGGGCGTCCTGCCCAACGTCGACTTCGCGGTCGCCGTGCTGTCGCACGCGGCCGGCATGGGGCCGGGCGCCGCCGAGGTGATCTTCTCGGTCGCCCGGACGGCGGGTTGGCTCGCGCACGTCAACGAGGAGTACGCCCAGGCACCCAATCGGTTCCGCTGGAACAGCGGTTACACCGGGCCGCCCCCCGCCGCGCCGTGA
- a CDS encoding citrate synthase, whose translation MPDTITVPRGLAGVVVTDTTIGRVRGAEGFYHYRQYSAIDLAEQRTLEDVWALLLDGRLPADPTALRREIAPLRHIPPAVAAALPHIATASTSPDPMGGLRAALAVAGLAAGARPLYDTSPAQRRAQAMALCALTPSLLAALFRLRAGLEPVESRDDLSHAANYLYMITGEEPSAAHARAIERYLIATVDHGFNASTFTARVVASTGADIYACVGGALGALSGPLHGGAPSRALDTLDAIGSLDRADAWLRERILRGERIMGFGHPVYRTEDPRSRLLKGIARSLGGDLVDFAVAVEERVLSLLAELKPGRELHTNVEYYAGVVMHLCGLPREMFTPTFATSRVIGWCANVLEQAEDSKIIRPDSRYVGPRAPQPLPTTAAPPRG comes from the coding sequence ATGCCTGACACCATCACCGTTCCGCGCGGGCTCGCCGGCGTCGTGGTCACCGACACCACGATCGGCCGCGTCCGCGGCGCCGAGGGCTTCTACCACTACCGGCAGTACTCCGCGATCGACCTGGCCGAGCAGCGCACCCTGGAGGACGTCTGGGCGCTGCTCCTCGACGGTCGCCTGCCCGCCGATCCCACGGCGCTGCGCCGCGAGATCGCGCCGCTGCGCCACATCCCGCCCGCCGTCGCCGCCGCGCTGCCCCACATCGCCACGGCGTCGACGTCGCCGGACCCGATGGGCGGGCTACGCGCCGCGCTGGCCGTCGCCGGCCTCGCCGCCGGGGCCCGCCCGCTGTACGACACCTCGCCGGCGCAGCGCCGGGCGCAGGCCATGGCGCTCTGCGCGCTCACGCCCAGCCTGCTGGCCGCGCTGTTCCGGCTGCGGGCGGGGCTGGAGCCGGTCGAGTCCCGCGACGACCTGTCGCACGCGGCGAACTACCTGTACATGATCACCGGCGAGGAGCCGTCCGCCGCGCACGCCCGCGCGATCGAGCGCTACCTGATCGCGACCGTCGACCACGGCTTCAACGCCTCCACCTTCACCGCCCGCGTCGTCGCCTCCACCGGCGCCGACATCTACGCCTGCGTCGGCGGCGCCCTCGGCGCGCTCTCCGGCCCGCTGCACGGCGGCGCGCCCAGCCGGGCCCTCGACACCCTCGACGCCATCGGCTCCCTCGACCGGGCCGACGCGTGGCTGCGCGAGCGGATCCTGAGGGGCGAGCGGATCATGGGTTTCGGGCACCCCGTCTACCGCACCGAGGACCCCCGCTCGCGCCTGCTCAAGGGGATCGCCCGGTCCCTCGGCGGCGATCTGGTGGACTTCGCCGTGGCCGTCGAGGAGCGGGTCCTGTCGCTGCTGGCGGAACTGAAGCCGGGCCGGGAACTGCACACCAACGTGGAGTACTACGCCGGCGTGGTCATGCACCTGTGCGGGCTGCCCCGGGAGATGTTCACGCCGACGTTCGCCACCAGCCGGGTGATCGGATGGTGCGCCAACGTGCTGGAACAGGCCGAGGACTCGAAGATCATCCGGCCGGACTCGCGCTACGTCGGCCCCAGGGCGCCCCAACCGCTGCCGACCACAGCCGCACCGCCGCGGGGCTAG
- a CDS encoding class I SAM-dependent methyltransferase: MGTGFSGEVATYYARHRRGYPPEVIDAVVGAFGLDDGDTVVDLGCGTGQLSLPLAARVGAVVGVDPEPDMLALARRAALDAGATNAAWLLGADTDLPVLGRLLGDGAVGALSVAVAIHFMDREALFRAARPLLRPGGGIVVITNGDPLWWQDAEWSQTLRGCLEGLLGHPVTATCQTDAAGRRRNRDALAAAGYRVVESSVEYAAPLTVHDMVGGVFSAMSAHLLPPPPERAAFTAEVRDALGGREAVTERVHVSLQFGLPG, from the coding sequence ATGGGAACGGGCTTCAGCGGCGAGGTGGCCACCTACTACGCGAGGCACCGGCGCGGGTACCCGCCGGAAGTGATCGACGCCGTCGTCGGGGCCTTCGGTCTCGACGACGGCGACACGGTCGTCGACCTCGGCTGCGGCACCGGCCAGCTGAGCCTGCCGCTCGCCGCCCGGGTGGGCGCGGTCGTCGGCGTGGATCCGGAGCCGGACATGCTGGCGTTGGCCCGCCGGGCCGCCCTCGACGCGGGAGCGACCAACGCCGCGTGGCTGCTCGGCGCGGACACCGACCTGCCCGTCCTGGGCCGGCTGCTGGGTGACGGGGCGGTCGGCGCCCTGTCCGTGGCCGTCGCGATCCACTTCATGGACCGCGAGGCGCTGTTCCGGGCCGCCCGGCCGCTGCTGCGCCCCGGCGGCGGGATCGTCGTGATCACCAACGGCGACCCGCTCTGGTGGCAGGACGCCGAGTGGTCCCAGACCCTGCGCGGATGCCTGGAAGGGCTGCTCGGGCACCCCGTCACCGCGACGTGCCAGACCGACGCCGCCGGCCGCCGGCGCAACCGGGACGCCCTCGCCGCCGCCGGCTACCGGGTGGTGGAGTCGTCGGTGGAGTACGCCGCGCCGCTCACCGTGCACGACATGGTCGGCGGCGTCTTCTCCGCGATGTCAGCCCACCTGTTGCCCCCGCCACCGGAGCGGGCCGCGTTCACCGCCGAGGTCCGCGACGCCCTCGGCGGGCGGGAGGCGGTCACCGAGCGGGTCCACGTCTCGCTCCAGTTCGGCCTGCCCGGCTGA
- a CDS encoding peptidoglycan DD-metalloendopeptidase family protein codes for MVHIRRWAGIATALLATELLVAGTAAHAAPTPDPVRVSVEDAVTAKLRAQVRATEAEHADSHEGEHADSPAAEHAKSSETRVTVTRKNGQWAFGTAVAVTSHEKDVHPTGAIFIARAEAGTWRVNFDGEAGFSELAAESPLVNRQEKAVFTRTPSTMQAGGDYRTGMALPFAVGQTWTLTGGPHGWGGSETPYSSIDLAGGDQVVRAARAGTAYTMCTGWIRVIHDRGYSTDYYHLWSSISVNGAAVGQGAYLGYTGTDVTCGGAASGRHVHFGLRQNSAYVSIGGHGLGKWEFVNGAGPYQGGARHGSAWAGPGAGLYNYGALGFNQAVVDANGGGSVNKRSGPGTGYAVRGSVGDGATVTVSCSANGTSHTGRYGTTALWNRLSDGTWISDAYLASGVNGPINGWC; via the coding sequence ATGGTGCACATCAGACGATGGGCAGGCATCGCCACAGCCCTGCTGGCGACGGAACTCCTGGTCGCGGGCACCGCCGCGCACGCCGCGCCCACCCCGGACCCGGTCCGCGTGAGCGTCGAGGACGCCGTCACCGCCAAGCTGCGCGCGCAGGTCCGGGCCACGGAGGCGGAGCACGCCGACAGCCACGAGGGGGAGCACGCCGACAGCCCCGCGGCGGAGCACGCCAAGAGCTCCGAGACCCGCGTGACCGTCACCCGCAAGAACGGCCAGTGGGCCTTCGGCACCGCCGTCGCCGTCACCTCCCACGAAAAGGACGTCCATCCGACCGGGGCGATCTTCATCGCCCGTGCGGAGGCCGGCACGTGGCGGGTGAACTTCGACGGCGAGGCCGGGTTCAGCGAGCTGGCCGCCGAGTCGCCCCTGGTGAACAGGCAGGAGAAGGCGGTCTTCACGCGTACGCCGAGCACCATGCAGGCGGGCGGCGACTACCGGACCGGGATGGCCCTGCCCTTCGCGGTCGGCCAGACCTGGACGCTGACCGGCGGCCCGCACGGCTGGGGCGGCTCCGAGACGCCGTACAGCTCGATCGACCTGGCCGGCGGTGACCAGGTGGTCCGCGCGGCGCGGGCCGGCACGGCGTACACGATGTGCACGGGATGGATCCGGGTGATCCACGACCGGGGCTACTCCACCGACTACTACCACCTGTGGAGCAGCATCTCGGTCAACGGCGCCGCCGTCGGCCAGGGCGCGTACCTGGGCTACACGGGCACCGACGTCACCTGCGGCGGGGCGGCCTCCGGCCGGCACGTCCACTTCGGGCTGCGGCAGAACAGCGCCTACGTCTCCATCGGCGGGCACGGCCTCGGCAAGTGGGAGTTCGTCAACGGCGCCGGCCCCTACCAGGGCGGCGCGCGGCACGGCTCGGCCTGGGCCGGCCCCGGCGCCGGCCTCTACAACTACGGGGCGCTGGGCTTCAACCAGGCGGTGGTCGACGCCAACGGTGGGGGCTCGGTGAACAAGCGGTCCGGGCCCGGCACCGGCTACGCCGTGCGGGGATCGGTCGGCGACGGCGCCACGGTCACCGTCTCCTGCTCCGCCAACGGCACCTCCCACACCGGGCGGTACGGCACCACCGCGCTGTGGAACCGGCTGAGCGACGGCACCTGGATCTCCGACGCCTACCTGGCGAGCGGGGTGAACGGCCCGATCAACGGCTGGTGCTGA